Within Spinacia oleracea cultivar Varoflay chromosome 4, BTI_SOV_V1, whole genome shotgun sequence, the genomic segment cttttagttgatatgtgtttGTTGTTGCATGCCCGATATCCGCCTCGACGCACTCAGATGGATTAGGCTTAGGTTATGACTTTTAAGTTTCCGTTTCCATAAGATTCGTTTTCTCCCTCCTGTGTgtatatatattaataattgagGGAACATCAAGTACAAGTGTACAACTAGCCTCCAAACTGAACAAGTAAAACAGAGAGAGAAAACACAGAGACACAGAGTTGACATCGAATCTAATCAACCTCCtcttttgaattgaattgaatctAAACAACCTGCGATAGAGGTCAGTGATTTTCTATTCAATTTAGTTCAATTTTAATTCCAAAGTTTTCAActtgattttatattttatattttggatTCGGATCTATCTTGATTAATTCAATTTtatatttaggcaaattatgctgttttgattgaattgttccGTATactgttttgattgatttttttttgttttgtttgggTGATATTTTCATATTATTAAATCGCAATTCCATATAATCGGTAGAATTAATAGATTTTCATATTATTAAATCGCAATTCCATATAATCGGTAGAATTAATAAAGCTAATTTCTTTTTAAATTCATGTATATTGGTGTCCTGACCCAGGAATTTAAGCTTGGCAGGGCACCTTCAAggctttaaataaaaaattaaactgAAGTAAGTTAATGCCTAATTTTTAAGTAATTGTTAACAAACTTGTGTAAAGTTAAATTTCTAACATTATTAGAAAATAAAAGTTTAATACTATAGCCCTATATTCAAAATAAAACCGATAACTTGTGGTGCCACAATCAGAttttggaccggaccggaccggactgAAAACCGGAAATTGATATTTCTCGAGCCGAAGAGCCTTTGGTCCGGTCCGGTCGGGGTCGGTCCGGaccaatttttgcacacccctcGTTACTGCTCTTTAATTGGCATTAAGACCACTGGACCAATACCATTTTCTTTGTTATCAAGTTGCACGCAAAGACTATATAAAAAGTAGCTGTTCAGTTTGGAATAGAGTGACAAGAagctttcaaaaaaaaaagttaaaaatgaaaaaaactgAACCATGTGGGCTATTTAGAGTCAAACAAGACCTGTTTGTCTATATGACAGTTTCTGAAAACATTCAAAACTAACTCAGCTACATGAAAACAATATAATTAGGATGCACATATAATATGGGGCATAATATATAAATAGGATGCATATAATATAAATTAAATGTGATAAAGGGACAagtttaatacggagtattggGTTACCAATTTCACTAATTGGTGGTCCGCGTTGCTTGTACTTCCTAACTACCAAGTATTAGGCTATGATCATTTCCACTTATTTAGTTCAGACAAGGTATATATGTTAAtatccaagtacaatttataactacaaTAAGTTTTGATAACTTTCAGGGGTGTTCAAAACTACCCGACCCGTTGACCCGACACAAATTATGTGGGCAATTTGCtgatttttctgaaataaatGGGCCGGGTACCCAACTCGGTAAATATTCCGATAAGTTGGTTGGGGCATGGGCCGCTCTTTTGTTTAAACGGATACCCGGATACgtgttaaaaaataaaaataaaaacatatttttaTGCGTTAAAATGACTGATGTCAGACATTAAAATTATAGATTAGTCGCTGGAAACTAGGAAGTAGATGAATAATTTTAATTGTAGATTAGTCACTGGTGTCAGACattaaaattactttttttcTGTGACAATTAACTTTTTTATTGAAACGTATTTGATATTTGAAAGATGAAGAGATCTTTAAAACATCTAACGGCAAAGATTCAACGACAACACTCTTTAACGACCAATTTGAATGTGATAATGTATTTATCGAATAAGTATgagatttttttaataataaaataaaatgggtACCCGTTGACCCGACCTGGGATAACCGGGTACCCGATTATTCCGGGTCGGGTCATGGGCCGCATTTCCGGGTGCGGATACCCGGTAATGAACACCATtgagtttcaataagttcattAGGTGAAGTTTTAGGATTTTGTTGGCAACATTTAACTTGTTTGCATATCCGATTACATATTTGAGCATTTTTCAGGACTGGAATTCTAAACATCTTACAAATTTACTAACATATGTGCAGGCTAATTAAAAATGGCTGATTGGTCAATCTTGCCTAGTGACATACTTTGTGAAATTGCATTGAAACTAGATGCCGTAGAAGATTTGGTTGACTTTTCTGCTGTATGTAGTTCATGGTATTGTGTTTATACTATGATTAAAAAGAAGTGGACCGCGAAAATGCCATGGCTGATGCTGGCGGAAAACACAGAAGAAGAAGACAACCCTAATTATATTAGGAAAACATTTTGTCATATGAGGGAACGCTGTTATTCGTTAAGCCTCCCTCAAAGTTTTGGGGCAAGATGTTGGGGTTCATCCTCTGGTTGGATTGTGACATTTGATTTTAAACTAGAGTTGCATATGTTGAACCCATTTTCCGGGGTTCGAATTCGCCTTCCTAATCCCCCTAAACATGCAGAGAAGCCACCACCAGATCCCGATATTCCTTTTACCGACGAGGAAATAAAAGCTCGTTTAGAGAACGAAAGACTACTTGGAGCTGAGAAGGTTATTGTTTTAGGAGGCGATGATGAGTATGACGATGATTGTGTTGTTGTGCTTATACAAGGCCGAAGTACGATCAATCTTGGACATTTGTTAGAACGCCAAAGACTTGTCGGGCTTATGATGTTATGCGTCGTGGTTCACAAATTTTGATCGCATATGGTAGGGGTGGTTTAGGGTGTTTTGATATTAGTGCAGATGAAGGCGGACAACCTGTAACAGCCATGGAATATGTACCTGCACAATCTCCGGAGTTTTTGGGTTCGCTACATGAGTCGTTGCATGGAATATATTTGGTGGAAGCATTTGGTGATATTCTTATGCTTCTTCGGTACAAGGAAATAGATGAGGGTCAAGATGATTTTATTCCAATTTTTGAAGGAGGTGTTAGGTATCAAACATTTTATATTGAGGTAAACAAACTTAATGTTGACACCAAAATATGGGAGGAAACTAAAGACATAGGCGATGTTGCATTGTTTGTGGGCAATAATTGTTCTATGGCAGTTCGTGCATCTGCTACTCCTAATTGTAGACGCAACTGTATTTATTTTAATGATGATGCGTCGAAATGCTGGGATGCATCAAGGGATGGAGTATTACTTGTTGGGGGCCATGATATGGGAATTTTTCGTATCGAGGATGAAGAGATTGAGCCCCATGTAGGAGAGGATATACATTCCTTATTTTGTCCTCCTGTTTGGTTTATGCCCAAGTTTTAgacaattaataaaaataactatCGATTGAGAATAAACATGATACTATCTTTATatctttaattatattttgCATTTTTCATGTTAATCTTCGGGTATTTTTTGTAGAGGAGGAGACCGGGATGAGGGATATTTTTGACGTTAACTTTTTAACCACAAATACGTTACATCAAACTTTTATTCTATAACTTTTGTAATTGATTGATATAAATGTTTTGATGCAAAagataaatattaaatttatcATACCTCGCAAAGTTATGTTTTAGAAagtaacaattaataattttgtaggatctcattaaaaaaaattagaatatttTGGTTGAGTTGAATTCTCAAGGCTGGAACTCGTAAAATTTTAAAAGACTACTCATATGAGTTAAGCCTCCATGTTGAGGGGAACATCAAGTTTTTACTTAGATTATAGGATTTTAAAAGACTACTCATACGAGTCCAATTCACTGTAGAACATCAAGTAATTAATTACATCTAATAACCAATCAATTAAAAGTCTACCTTACGAATTATATATCTACGAACTTTGCATCATAATCTCCTCTCCTACTCCAGCAGCACATTGACCAGTAGCCCCAGCAGCACATTCACCAGCAGCACATTCACCAGCAGCACCATCATCAGCCACCTTCTGTCTCTGTTCACGGCAGTTCTCCCCATGGAGATGTCGATCTTCTTTGAGAACACTTTCTcacaaaaaaaaacactttctatgaacctgaaaaaaataaaaataaaaatagcatACTGTCACAATTGTATAGAAACAAATATGGAACACTTCCTTTAACAGCAGCTATGTAGGGCACGAATAAAACAAATTGGTCATGGGGTTTTAGAGGAATCACGAAGGTAGCAAAGGAGTTCAAACTCAAAGCAGGTATGAGATGGAAGCTTGACAATGGTAAAAGAATCAACACAGTGGGGAACATATGGGCTTCTTTGCTAAAGGTGGAAAGCTTGTTAGATAGCACAAAGAGGAACTGGAACAAGGACCTAATTTGGAGTGATGATGCATACAGATCGAATACTCCAAACTCATATACCCCAAAACCCAACTGATGATGAAATCTACTGGAGCGAGAAGAAATCAGGAAATTACTCAGTCAAATCAGGTTATGCCTTGTTAATTTTCTGCATATAGGTTAGACCAAAGTGAGTTTACAATCCAAATTTGGTTATGAATGTACGTCATCAACAAGTTGGATTATTGCTTATTGGCTTTTTAAGAAGACTTTGATTAAGTAATACTGAAGTTTTAAAAAGTTCCCTCTAGAGCGATTTGTCTCTTGGGAGGGTTTTCTTTCGTTCTAGCCGCCTGCTAGGGTTTGCGCTTCTTTTCGAAGGTTTTTGTGCTCGAGTTTCCGAGGGATTGGGACGAAGGACACTTTTATCGTAATGGCGTGTACAGAAGAACTAACGCCATATAGGCAAGAGGAACAGGAAGGAGAGAAGGAGGATGAGGAAGTTGAATGGGAAATTGATGGAGAGGATGAAGAGAAAGCGAGGGCAGCCTTAGGGGTAATAGCGAAGATATGGACAGATCGAAACATAAACGCCAACGCCCTAATTTCAACAATGAGGAAGATTTGGAACCCTAAACACGGGATGGATGCTAATTGCCTTGAAAAGAATATGTTTTTCTTCCAGTTTCACCATTGGAGGGATAAGGAGTTTGCAATGGAGGCACAACCTTGGCACTTTGACAAACATATTCTTGCTCTGAGCGGCGTTAAGGACGATCTTAAACCATCAGAATACCCCCTGCACCTTGTCCCTTTCTGGGTTAGAGTTTATGACCTACCAATTCTGGGAAGGAATAACGAAGCTAACGCAAGAAGAATTGGAAATAAACTAGGAGAGTATATGAGGGTAGATCAATCAGACATAGTAGGGATCAACAAATCCTTAAGAGTTCGGGTCATGATCGATGTGCAAAAACCCCTCAAGAATGAAATAGAGATTAAAATGCGTGGAGGGGTGATGCAGAAGGTGGAAGTTAGGTATGAGAAGCTACCAGTATTTTGTTACGTATGCGGAAAGTTGGGGCACGGGGAAAAGGACTGTGAAGCTATCTCTAGCCCTAAGCCACAGGACTACAAGTTTAGTGAGAAATTAAGGGCATCTCCATGGATCGTGAATAAAGGGGATGGCAGCACATCTAGAGGGGTAGGAAAATCTTGTGCACGCAAACTGTTTGTTATAAAGCAGAAGCATACCCCACATCCCCCTGCAGAGGAGTTAGAGCGGAGAGTCGAATTGGTGGTGGAGAAGTTTGGGAGTGTGAAGCTAGCTGTGGAGATGGAGAGTGGAAAGGGGACTGCGGAGGGCTCGAACAAGGAGGATGAAAGGGAGGAGGCTGAGGTGCAGGAGGGGAATAAAAACACTGACACGGAGCAGACACAAACCGTGAATACATTGAGCTTCAACATTGGCAGCAACCAGAGTTGTGGCAGGAAGTTCAGGAGAACGAAGAGAGGGGTGCTGAAAGAGAGGGATCATAGTGATACGGGGCAGGAGGGAGACAACTGGGGCAGCATGGGTAAACGGAAGGATCTTATGGAGATAGATGGATGTGACACACATAAAAGATCGAAGACAAATGACCAGGAAAGTGAAGCTTCGATAACAATCACAGTAGCGGAGGCTGCATTGCAGTCCCGCGAACAACAATGATGGGCCTTTCTTGGAACTGTCGAGGATTGGGGAGTCCTCGGGCAGTGACCGCGCTTAAGGGTGTGGTCCGAATTGAACGTCCCCACTTTGTCTTTCTCTCCGAGACAAAGTTAAAAGGCAAGGAGTGGGAAGGCATTAAGAGAATGCTTAATTTTCGAAACTTTATTTGTGTTGACTGTAATGGAGATGGAAGACATCGTAGCGGTGGCCTGGCAATGTTTTGGCAAGAGGAAATCGACCTTACCCTCACTTCCTCATCAATGAACCATATGGACTTTGTGGCTTCCAATGAGGATGGCTCGAAGTGGAGAATCACTGGCGTGTATGGACATCCGGAGGATGAAAGGAAGGGAGAGACGTGGAGACTCCTAGGACACTTAAAAGGGGAGAATGGGTTACCGTGGCTGTGCTTCGGAGATTTCAATAGCATACTCACTCATGATGAGAAGAAAGGGGGTGTGCCAAAGAGCCAAGCTGAGATCAATGGGTTCAGAAGTGCAGTAGACTTTTGCCAATTTCGGGAAATACGAGTGGAAGGGTATCCTTTTACTTGGAGCAATAACCGAGTGGATGGTGAAAATATTCAAGAAAGACTGGACAGGTACTTGGCCACGGACGATTGGCTATCTCTTTACCCATGCACAATGGTGGAGCATTTACCGAAGAGAAGGTCCGATCACTTGCCTATCAAGGTTCACATACAGAAGCAGATACGGGTGAACCAAGTGAACAAAAAGAGGAGACGATGCTTTAAATTTGAGAAAGAGTGGTTGAGGGATGAGGGCTGTTCGGAGGTGATCGTAGAAGCATGGCAAGCAAGGCCACAAGGGACTGTCAAACATAAACTGGAATGGTGCGCAACACGGCTAAGGGGGTGGAGCTCAAAAAGACCAAATGATTTCACTAAGGAACTGAAAAAAAGACGTGACCACATGAAGATGTTGATGACACTTGAACCAACAGTGACAATCTTGCTGAGATACGAACTATCGATGGAGAGGTGGATGAATTGGAGAGGAGGGAGGAAACATATTGGGCCCAACGAAGCAGGCAAAACTGGCTCAAAGATGGGGACAAGAACACCTCGTTCTTCCATAGGAAAGCTGAACAACGTAGACAACGAAACACTATAAAGGGTGTGTTTGATGATGGAGGGACTTGGAGAGAAGAGGAACAGGAAGCTGAGGCAGTGTTTGTGTCATATTTCCAATCTTTGTTTGAAACTAATAATTGCACTAACGATGAAATGCAGCAGGTCTATGACACCGTTCAGCCACGAGTGACAAATGATATGAATGCCATGCTCACGGCGCCATATAGAAGTGAGGAAGTGACGACAGCCTTAAAGCAAATGCACCCCACGAAGGCCCCAGGGCCGGATGGAATGCCGGCCTTATTCTACAAAAAATTCTGGTATGTTGTGGGGGAAGATGTAATTACGTGTGTGCTGGATATTCTTAATAATGGTGCTCCGATTGACCACATTAATCACACGAACATCGTTCTTATTCCGAAGAAGAAGACGTGTGAGACCACCAAAGACTACCGGCCTATAAGCTTATGTAATGTCCTATATAAACTTGTTTCGAAGGTGATTTCTAACCGGCTCAAAAGTGTGCTCCCGGAGGTGATAAGTGAAGTGCAAAGTGCTTTTGTACCGGGAAGGTTAATAACAGACAATGTCCTTGTGGCGTATGAATTGTTCCATTACCTTCGGAAAAAGAGGACGGGGGCTAAAGGGTACATGGCGATGAAGCTTGACATGAGTAAAGCTTACGATCGAGTAGAGTGGAGATTCGTGGAAGGGATGATGCTGAGATTGGGTTTCGATTCGAGTATGGTTGAACTAATAATGAGATGTATATCTACTGTCAGGTATTCCATTTTGTACAACGGATTTCCCTCACGACAGTTTACACCTAGCAGAGGATTACGCCAAGGGGACCCCTTGtccccgtttctttttgtcatctGTGCAGAGGGGTTATCCTCACTCCTGAAGAGAGCCGAAGATAGAAGAGCCATCCATGGAATCCGGATATGCAGAGGGGTGAGCCCTATCTCCCACTTATTCTTTGCCGATGATACTCTCTTATTTACTCGGGCCAATGAGTCAGATGCCGAGGCAATTATGGATACTCTTTTGACTTATGAAACGGCATCGGGGCAAAAAATAAATCTCGAGAAATCAGAAGTCTCCTTCAGCCGAAATGTAAGCGCGAATACGCAGAATATGCTTGTAACAAAGTTGAATTTCAAGGTTGTTGAAGATCATGAAAGATATCTTGGGCTACCCACCTTCGTGGGTAGGTCCAAAAAAGTCGTTTTTCAGAATGTGATGGACCGAGTTTGGAAGAAAGTGAAGGGGTGGAAGGAGAGGTGCCTATCAAGAGCGGGCAGGGAAGTTCTTCTCAAGTCAGTTGCCCAAGCaattcctgttaggttatgatacatatgacaattcataaatcatgcggaaaaaccataaacccaggaatacatattatttacacataatcatttagcatagaatagatgcatactctttgttgcgtgccttccctagctgcgcccgaaccgaacaagaacaagtctttaggactccaagtgtcgtccctccgtagatagtccacagcacgtccggatccgccttaagattgaccaactagaatcgcccttaaggtactattattttcggcactttataggcaaatgtgtgactgaatttttctctcaaaaactcactttgaatactttgaaacttgtgttataaattgtgagccctagcctcatatttatagcggtatggaaagggaatcgaaatcctattcagatacaaattaatcaaacctagaatcctacaagaactctaatttaattaatttatcaaatagaattaggaatttaatcattaaccgaactctgcatgttttaggaaacgtgcacgaacacaaacacttgcacacacacgcacgacagccacgatgggcctcatgcgtgcgcgcgagcagcagcccactcagcgcccgcgcgcgctgcgcgctgcgcgcgctgtgcgcgctgtgcgctgcgcgtgctgtgcgcgctgtgcgcgctgcgcgctgcgcgtgctgtgcgcgctgtgcgcgctgcgcgcagcctgctgggcctggccttgctgtttgtgcggcgcgcttggcttgctgggcgatggcctggcttcgtgctgggcctcgtccggcaggcctcgtccgatgcttattcgtacgatgcgcttccgattaaattttccgattccggaattcatttcctatacgaacaatatttaatatttccgattccggaattaatttccgtttcgaacaaatatttaatatttccgtttccggaattattttccgattccggtaatatttccgattctgacaatatttccgtttccggcaatatttccgattctggcaatatttccatttccgataatattttccgatacgtaccatgtttccgtttccggcaacatctacgacttggataatatttatatttccgatacgatccatatttccgtttccggcaatatcatcgtttccggagtattcatttcttgcctgtgacgatcttagctcccactgaaaccaagatccgtcggttccgaatattcatagatagagtatctaatgccattagatacttgatccgtttacgtactatttgtgtgaccctacgggttcagtcaagagtaagctgtggattaatatcattaattccacttgaactgaagcggcctctagctaggcattcagctcacttgatctcactgaattattaacttgtcaattaatactgaaccgcatttattagacttaacatagaatgcatacttggaccaagggcattatttccttcagtctcccacttgtccttagggacaagtgtgcatttcctaattcctttgtcgctcgatgcttgctcttgaacataaggtaagagttgtcatccttattatgtccagaggtgttcctcggtttcagagttcaactgatcaaataaacagataatcatagcctatgattcatccgagcacggccatgcatttcacagtttctagctctccgagtggccttgtacaacttttaagcatctcatcccgatttatgggaggacaatcccaatcttgcgatcttgagattagacttcgtttgataggtgattacctgagcgttgcctttatagcctccttttacggtgcgaaggttggtcaacgtcaaagcaaccagttctcaaacaagtaatctcaaatcactcaggtattgaggatttagtgtctaataatttaatgaaatttacttatgacagactttcatctcttacagtaaagtttcataggtcttgtccgatactagtcttcccaaagtaagtatctatgcaaatgattatgacattgccatgtccacatagttcaagaaacagaactactagtcatcttgcattctaatcgtctaacgttttttatgcgtccaattttatagaaaactccgattagggaccattttcaacctttgacattcaagttcacttgatagacatttcttagtcacaggactggtcctgacagtctatcttgaatatatcgtcaaattgaagggactcatcatttaataaaccacaaattaaatggaaaaatgaattcctttcatttattgtgaatgattaaccaataatgttttacaaagatttaaactctaaaactttaaaacattaaacagagacatcaaagccattctccaatatgcttgattcccatagctgcagtgtgcgagttgtgcttcgcttgcggcagaggtttagttaatggatctgatatgttgtcatcagttccaattttgcttatctcgacttcttttctttcaacgaactctcgtagaaggtgaaatctacgaagtacatgcttgactctctggtggtgtctaggctcttttgcctgtgcaatagctccgttattatcacaatacagggctattggtcctttaatggaggggactacaccaagttctcctatgaacttccttagccatatagcttcctttgctgcttcatgtgcagcaatgtactccgcttcagttgtagaatccgcaatggtgctttgcttagcacttttccagcttactgctcctccgttgaggcagaagacaaacccagactgtgatctgaaatcatctttgtcggtttggaaacttgcgtccgtatagcctttaacaattaattcatcatctccaccatagaccaggaagtcatctttgtgccttttcaggtacttcagaatattcttggcagcagtccaatgcgcctctcctgggtctgactggtatctgctcgtagcactgagtgcgtacgcaacatccgggcgtgtacatatcatagcatacattattgaaccaatcaatgatgcatatggaatcccattcattcgtctacgctcatcaagtgtttttgggcactgagtcttgcttagagtcattccatgagacatgggtaggcagcctcgcttggagtccgccatcttgaacctatcaagcaccttattgatataagtgctttgactaagtccaatcatctttttagatctatctctgtaaatcttgatgcccaatatgtactgtgcttctcctagatccttcatcgaaaaacatttcccaagccaaatcttgacagagttcaacataggaatgtcatttccgataagcaatatgtcgtcgacatataatactaggaaagcaattttgctcccactgaccttcttgtatacacaagattcgtccgcgttcttgatgaaaccaaagtcactgactgcttcatcaaaacgtatattccagctcctggatgcctgcttcaatccgtagattgatttctttagcttgcatacctttttagcattctttggatcctcaaaaccttcaggttgtgtcataaacacagtttctgttaaaacgccgtttaagaaagcagttttgacatccatctgccatatttcgtaatcgtaatatgcagcgattgctaacattattcgaatagactttagcattgcaactggtgaaaaggtttcatcgtaatccacaccgtggacttgcctgtaaccttttgcaaccaatctagctttgaaaacttcaagtttcccatccttgtcctttttcagtttgaaaacccatttgcttccaatggcttggtagccatctggcaaatcgaccaaatcccatacttggttttcagacatggagtctaattcagattgcatggcttcttgccattgcttggagctagggctcgtcatagcttgcttgtaagtcgcaggttcatcactttcaagtaatagaacgtcatagctctcgttcgtcaaaatacccaagtacctttccggttgagatctatatctttgcgatctacgcggggtaacatttctagattgaccatgattctcaccagattcttctaaagatctatgagtttcatcttgaatgtcatcttgagcattctctagagtttgttgttcgactcgaatttcttcgaggtctacttttctcccacttgtcattttggaaatgtgatccttctccaaaaagacaccatctcgagcaacaaacactttgttctcagatgtattgtagaagtaatacccctttgtttcctttggatagcccacaaggatacatttgtcagattttggatgaagtttgtctgaaattaatcgtttgacgtatacttcacatccccaaatcttaagaaaagacacatttggaggctttccaaaccataattcgtatggagtcttttcgacagctttagacggagctctatttatagtgagtgcagctgtatttagtgcatgtccccaaaattctaatggaagttcggcctgacccatcattgacctgaccatgtctagcaaggttctgttcctccgttctgacacaccgttccattgtggtgttccaggaggagtcaattctgatagaattccacattctttcagatggtcatcaaattcatagctcagatattcaccgcctctatcagaccgcagtgccttgatcttcttgcctaattgattctctacttcactctgaaattccttgaatttgtcaaaggattcagacttatgcttcattaggtagacataaccatacctactgaagtcatcagtgaaagtgataaagtagctgaaaccacctctagcatttgtactcattggtccacatacatctgtatggattaaacccaatagttcatttgctctttctccaactttagagaaaggttgctttgtcattttgccaagtaaacatgattcgcatttaccataatcctctaagttaa encodes:
- the LOC110787781 gene encoding probable F-box protein At1g65740 yields the protein MADWSILPSDILCEIALKLDAVEDLVDFSAVCSSWYCVYTMIKKKWTAKMPWLMLAENTEEEDNPNYIRKTFCHMRERCYSLSLPQSFGARCWGSSSGWIVTFDFKLELHMLNPFSGVRIRLPNPPKHAEKPPPDPDIPFTDEEIKARLENERLLGAEKVIVLGGDDEYDDDCVVVLIQGRSTINLGHLLERQRLVGLMMLCVVVHKF